From the Gordonia bronchialis DSM 43247 genome, one window contains:
- a CDS encoding polyprenyl synthetase family protein, with the protein MTSTIPTPTSLDEVPAAVEARLREFFAAALPVAEAISPAVGAAAEVVRDFVLQGGKRIRPVFVYAGWRCGISARAAGADAAEAADTLRVCAALELVQACALIHDDIIDRSDTRRGRPTVHRDFEHRHRDRQWSGDPGGFGVAAAILAGDLALAWADDLVHGLAPGAAPDDDATPLPAPVGATWASMRTEVLGGQYLDIVNEAAGDESVQAAYQVMEYKTAAYTVARPLELGARMAGAPADLIADLRSVGHDLGIAFQLRDDLLGVFGDPARTGKPSGDDLISGKRTALLATALRRAGDTGPRLAAQLRDAIGRELSDDELDSARSILVDVGAVDEVESTISELLTSALSVLARADIGPQIRSELTAVAHRTAHREA; encoded by the coding sequence CCGCCGTCGGCGCGGCCGCCGAGGTGGTCCGGGACTTCGTGCTGCAGGGCGGCAAACGCATCCGTCCGGTGTTCGTCTACGCCGGATGGCGGTGTGGGATCAGCGCTCGCGCCGCGGGGGCCGACGCAGCTGAGGCCGCCGACACCTTGCGGGTATGCGCGGCACTCGAGCTGGTGCAGGCCTGCGCCCTCATCCACGACGACATCATCGACCGCTCCGACACCCGGCGCGGCCGGCCGACCGTTCACCGCGACTTCGAGCACCGCCACCGCGACCGGCAGTGGTCGGGCGACCCCGGCGGTTTCGGCGTCGCCGCGGCAATCCTCGCCGGAGATCTCGCCCTCGCCTGGGCCGACGACCTCGTCCATGGACTCGCTCCGGGTGCGGCACCCGACGACGACGCGACCCCGCTGCCCGCGCCGGTGGGCGCCACCTGGGCGTCGATGCGCACCGAGGTGCTCGGTGGGCAGTACCTCGACATCGTGAACGAGGCGGCCGGTGACGAGTCGGTGCAGGCCGCGTATCAGGTGATGGAGTACAAGACCGCCGCCTACACCGTGGCCAGGCCCCTGGAGCTCGGTGCCCGGATGGCCGGGGCGCCGGCCGATCTCATCGCCGATCTGCGGTCGGTCGGTCACGATCTGGGGATCGCCTTCCAACTGCGCGACGACCTGCTCGGCGTCTTCGGCGACCCGGCCCGGACCGGCAAACCGTCCGGCGACGACCTCATCTCAGGCAAGCGGACCGCCCTGCTCGCGACCGCGCTGCGTCGCGCCGGCGACACCGGTCCCCGCCTCGCCGCACAGTTGCGCGACGCCATCGGCCGTGAGCTCTCCGACGACGAACTTGATTCGGCGCGTTCGATTCTCGTCGACGTCGGAGCCGTCGACGAGGTCGAGTCCACCATCTCCGAACTCCTCACGTCGGCGTTGTCGGTGCTCGCCCGCGCAGACATCGGCCCACAGATCCGCAGCGAACTCACCGCGGTCGCCCACCGCACCGCGCACCGCGAGGCGTGA